From a single Stackebrandtia endophytica genomic region:
- a CDS encoding glycosyltransferase family 4 protein, whose protein sequence is MEDDDEPDSTGASLMKITFLVHAMYGLGGTIRTTLNTASALADRGHEVEIVSVVRAGTQPRLEFDPRVRVMSLLDKRPDSHRDPADGGHIRTGRDRALLEQPSAAFPKAETIYHKYSALTDRRIARFLRHHRTDVYVGTRPGLNVYLSQFAAGRAVLVGQEHMFHDYHSAALRRRMAQAYRRLDAFVTVTAADADKYRETMPHLADRIHFIPNTVPQCRVEPADGTSRTIIAAGRIEKVKRYDLLIRAFEEVVAGHPDWKLRIYGVGSEVENLRDLIGQLGLNNSVLLMGAHSPIDVEWVKGSIAAVTSEYESFGLTIIEAMSAGLPVVSTACRMGPLELIDDEVDGLLVTPGDTGAIASGLRKLIENPDLRHRMSQAAQAKARKFAPDMVVGQHEALFQSLHDTHHPRPRPKLRLRDTLTKGAYRKLDRRDVVPSAGLATTVACRARAFDELRIDVSGPVQSARLVSERHSPVELTLEPCPGGASIDLPPRVWRSMSAGTWQLEVDGSMPKVIYVDSRALAGGRTDDGVPLSAVPYADGGCLAIRLWKRKLYAEMDHVRWVGASLQIEGDVFGGVPVPADARMCLKSANGSTEPIDVPLSLRGSRFSALIDTDELRTHHTGEHDVWHPYLLSSAFPGGRLRPGRFFDDIANKRRIVRFPANTIGKVRVEPYCMSDNQLAIRVTGELDVS, encoded by the coding sequence ATGGAAGACGATGATGAGCCCGACTCCACCGGTGCAAGCCTCATGAAGATCACGTTTCTGGTGCACGCGATGTACGGCCTCGGGGGCACGATCCGCACCACCCTCAACACGGCGTCGGCGCTGGCCGACCGAGGGCACGAGGTCGAGATCGTCTCGGTCGTCAGAGCCGGGACCCAACCGCGTCTGGAGTTCGACCCGAGGGTCCGGGTCATGTCGCTGCTGGACAAGCGCCCGGATTCACACCGGGACCCGGCTGACGGGGGCCACATCCGCACCGGACGCGACCGGGCGCTTCTGGAGCAGCCGTCGGCAGCCTTCCCCAAAGCGGAGACGATCTACCACAAGTACAGCGCGTTGACCGACCGCCGGATCGCGCGGTTTCTGCGGCATCACCGCACCGATGTCTACGTGGGTACTCGGCCGGGGCTGAACGTGTACCTGTCCCAGTTCGCCGCGGGGCGGGCGGTCCTGGTGGGGCAGGAGCACATGTTCCACGACTATCACTCGGCGGCGTTGCGGCGCCGGATGGCGCAGGCATACCGGCGACTGGACGCGTTCGTCACCGTCACCGCGGCCGACGCCGACAAGTACCGCGAGACCATGCCGCATCTGGCCGACCGGATCCACTTCATCCCGAACACGGTTCCACAATGCCGGGTCGAACCGGCCGACGGCACGTCACGGACGATCATCGCGGCCGGCCGCATCGAGAAGGTCAAACGTTACGATCTGCTGATCCGTGCCTTCGAGGAGGTCGTCGCCGGTCACCCCGATTGGAAACTGCGTATCTACGGCGTCGGCTCCGAAGTGGAGAACCTACGCGACCTCATCGGACAACTGGGGCTGAACAACTCGGTTCTGTTGATGGGCGCGCATTCCCCCATCGACGTCGAATGGGTCAAGGGCTCGATCGCCGCGGTCACCTCGGAGTACGAGTCATTCGGGTTGACCATCATCGAAGCCATGAGCGCCGGACTCCCGGTGGTCTCCACGGCCTGCCGCATGGGGCCGCTGGAACTCATCGACGACGAGGTCGACGGTCTCCTGGTCACCCCCGGTGATACCGGAGCCATCGCCAGCGGCCTGCGCAAACTGATCGAGAACCCCGACCTGCGCCACCGCATGTCCCAAGCCGCCCAGGCCAAGGCCCGCAAGTTCGCCCCCGACATGGTGGTCGGCCAACACGAGGCCCTCTTCCAGTCCCTTCACGACACTCACCACCCCCGCCCGCGTCCCAAGTTGCGCCTGCGAGACACCCTGACGAAGGGTGCTTACCGAAAGCTCGACCGCCGGGACGTGGTGCCGTCAGCGGGGCTGGCGACCACGGTCGCCTGCCGGGCTCGGGCATTCGATGAACTGAGGATTGACGTATCGGGTCCCGTGCAATCGGCTCGGCTCGTCAGTGAACGTCATTCGCCTGTCGAGCTGACGCTCGAACCGTGTCCCGGCGGGGCGTCGATCGATCTGCCGCCACGCGTGTGGCGGAGCATGTCCGCCGGAACATGGCAACTGGAGGTGGACGGCTCAATGCCAAAGGTGATCTACGTGGACAGTCGCGCTCTGGCGGGAGGTCGGACCGACGATGGGGTGCCGTTGTCGGCGGTGCCATACGCCGACGGCGGTTGCCTGGCGATCCGGCTGTGGAAACGGAAGTTGTACGCCGAGATGGATCACGTGCGTTGGGTCGGTGCGTCGCTGCAGATCGAGGGAGACGTATTCGGCGGCGTGCCGGTACCGGCGGACGCCCGAATGTGCTTGAAGTCCGCCAACGGGTCGACGGAACCGATCGACGTTCCATTGTCGCTGCGAGGTTCCCGGTTCAGCGCGTTGATCGACACCGATGAACTGAGGACCCACCACACCGGCGAGCACGACGTCTGGCATCCGTATCTGCTGAGCTCCGCCTTCCCGGGCGGCAGGCTGCGACCCGGGCGGTTCTTCGACGACATCGCCAACAAACGACGGATCGTCCGGTTTCCGGCTAACACTATCGGGAAGGTCCGGGTGGAGCCTTACTGCATGTCAGATAACCAACTCGCGATAAGGGTCACCGGCGAGCTTGACGTGTCTTAG
- a CDS encoding class I SAM-dependent methyltransferase: MFERFLRLKVIVPVLAAMTAISIAAYVGFGLTGLVVMITCWQLMLFGVVAMVARGQRLLLRDNREQLKRANRQLADRATAEAARHDELLQRLIGLSREVAAERRQRTEEHRETQAWRKGAGAQLKALEDKYATSSELRELVEKHSEKMTSQVAVTGRKQYAKVDALSALYYGLRPPKPFPTLAGWAASPDLLRYLFNLVHDERRSSVIECGSGVTTLVMAYAMRELGGGKVIALEHLAEFAEQTRGLLEEHGVSEWAEVYHAPLTDVKIDGQSWQWYDLTRIPESEYDLLVVDGPPATVGENARFPAVPMLQDRLNVDAVVVLDDHERREERAIGKRWREQLSGWRPRYPKHDKGTLELRSPEAEARRL, encoded by the coding sequence ATGTTCGAACGATTCCTTCGACTGAAGGTGATCGTCCCCGTGCTTGCTGCGATGACGGCGATATCAATCGCGGCTTATGTCGGATTCGGGCTGACCGGCCTTGTCGTGATGATCACATGCTGGCAGTTGATGTTGTTCGGGGTCGTGGCAATGGTCGCGCGTGGCCAGCGTCTCCTTTTGCGGGACAACCGGGAACAGCTGAAACGGGCCAATCGTCAGCTGGCGGACCGGGCGACCGCCGAGGCTGCGCGACACGATGAGCTTCTGCAGCGGTTGATCGGCCTGTCGCGTGAGGTCGCAGCCGAGCGGCGGCAACGCACTGAGGAACATCGGGAAACCCAGGCATGGCGGAAGGGCGCCGGAGCTCAGCTTAAAGCGCTGGAGGACAAGTACGCGACCTCAAGCGAGCTGCGCGAGTTGGTCGAGAAGCACTCCGAGAAGATGACTTCTCAGGTGGCGGTCACCGGGCGAAAGCAATACGCGAAGGTCGACGCGCTGTCGGCGCTCTATTATGGATTGCGTCCTCCGAAGCCGTTTCCCACCCTGGCGGGCTGGGCAGCCTCGCCCGACCTGCTCCGTTACCTTTTCAACCTCGTCCATGACGAGCGTCGGAGTTCCGTCATCGAGTGCGGTAGCGGAGTGACCACATTGGTCATGGCGTACGCGATGCGGGAACTGGGCGGCGGCAAGGTGATCGCATTGGAGCATCTCGCCGAGTTCGCGGAGCAGACACGCGGCTTGCTGGAGGAGCACGGTGTCTCCGAATGGGCCGAGGTCTACCATGCCCCGTTGACGGATGTGAAGATCGACGGTCAGTCCTGGCAGTGGTACGACCTCACCCGCATCCCCGAGTCCGAGTATGACCTTCTGGTGGTCGACGGCCCCCCTGCCACGGTGGGGGAGAACGCCAGGTTCCCGGCGGTGCCCATGCTCCAGGACAGATTGAACGTGGATGCGGTCGTGGTGTTGGACGATCACGAAAGACGAGAGGAACGCGCGATCGGAAAACGGTGGCGCGAACAGCTGTCCGGTTGGCGTCCACGGTACCCCAAGCACGACAAGGGAACCCTGGAGCTGCGTAGTCCGGAAGCCGAAGCTCGGCGGCTATGA
- a CDS encoding acyltransferase family protein has protein sequence MLTLSTSTTPPAEKKPHREPTAHERTRRTSFRPDIEGLRAIAVLLVVLGHAGVPFLTGGYVGVDVFFVISGFLITSLLLRELADTGSISIRRFYARRAVRLLPASAVVIVATVAAAWFWLPPTRFTSILTDAVASGFYAINYRLAVLGTDYLASDDEPSPLQHFWSLAVEEQYYIVWPLLLLSIAVMWRHRRGSMTGPVTVALVAVAGSSFYLSVVQTSASAPWAYFGIHTRAWELALGALLAVFAAQATRIPRVLAGPLGGVGVALIFGAAVLFDGATVFPGYLALLPVSGTVLVIAAGCADRGSVVHSLLGVKPMQWIGKLSYGWYLWHWPVLMIGPYALGVEASVPVNLGLVLLGLAISLASYRLIENPVRHRRSLTSKPWRGIGLGFALSSMVVVVSLLAGLVAPSTTGTGEETEIAVDELTQEDLTDALTAAAGVRNVPVNLTPSLDEVGADLPRTYPDRCHLDFDEVSTEASCRYGDPDADQTMVLFGDSHAAHWFPALESIATDQGWELVNLTKSACPASDVVTYSSLFKRDYDECEQWRDESLELMQDIEPDMVVMATSDASSPAEEENADQVWVDGFVDSFRTVADDDTELFYLADTPNFEEKVPDCVAANLDGVSRCTADQADVVLQPDRRDMVTEALDAEDVTVVDPLPWFCAADTCPVVLGNVLMYRDSHHMTSTYSEFISPLLSKALQITDDRDPA, from the coding sequence GTGTTGACTTTGTCTACCTCCACGACCCCGCCAGCCGAGAAGAAACCCCACCGGGAGCCGACCGCACACGAACGCACCCGCCGGACGTCGTTTCGCCCCGACATCGAGGGACTGCGCGCGATCGCGGTGCTGTTGGTGGTGTTGGGGCATGCGGGAGTCCCGTTCCTCACCGGCGGCTATGTCGGGGTCGACGTCTTCTTCGTCATCTCGGGTTTCCTCATCACCTCACTGCTGCTGCGGGAGTTGGCCGACACCGGTTCGATCTCGATTCGGCGCTTCTACGCTCGCCGCGCCGTCCGGCTGTTGCCCGCCTCGGCGGTGGTCATCGTGGCCACCGTGGCGGCGGCGTGGTTCTGGTTGCCGCCAACCAGGTTCACCTCGATCCTCACCGACGCGGTGGCCAGCGGTTTCTATGCCATCAATTACCGGTTGGCCGTGCTGGGTACCGACTATCTGGCCTCTGACGACGAACCGTCGCCACTTCAACATTTCTGGTCCTTGGCGGTCGAGGAGCAGTACTACATCGTGTGGCCGTTGTTGCTGTTGTCGATCGCGGTGATGTGGCGCCACCGTCGGGGTTCGATGACCGGTCCGGTCACGGTCGCCCTGGTTGCAGTGGCCGGGTCGTCCTTCTATCTGAGTGTCGTTCAAACCAGCGCGTCGGCTCCATGGGCGTACTTCGGGATCCATACGCGTGCTTGGGAACTGGCGCTGGGCGCGCTGCTGGCGGTGTTCGCCGCGCAGGCGACCCGGATTCCGCGGGTCCTGGCCGGTCCGTTGGGTGGCGTAGGTGTCGCGTTGATCTTCGGTGCGGCGGTCCTCTTCGACGGGGCCACCGTCTTTCCCGGTTACCTGGCGCTGCTGCCGGTGTCGGGGACCGTCCTGGTCATCGCCGCCGGTTGCGCCGATCGGGGTTCGGTGGTTCATTCGCTGCTGGGTGTCAAGCCGATGCAGTGGATCGGCAAGCTGTCGTACGGCTGGTATCTGTGGCATTGGCCGGTCTTGATGATCGGGCCCTACGCGTTGGGAGTCGAGGCCTCCGTTCCGGTGAATCTGGGGCTGGTGTTGCTGGGGTTGGCGATCTCGCTGGCCTCGTATCGTCTCATCGAGAACCCGGTTCGTCATCGACGTTCTTTGACATCGAAGCCGTGGCGGGGCATAGGCCTTGGGTTCGCTCTGTCCAGTATGGTGGTCGTCGTCAGCCTGCTGGCGGGATTGGTGGCGCCCAGCACCACCGGTACCGGTGAGGAAACCGAGATCGCCGTGGACGAATTGACGCAGGAGGATCTGACCGACGCGCTGACCGCCGCCGCCGGGGTCCGAAACGTCCCCGTCAACCTCACCCCGTCGTTGGACGAGGTCGGCGCGGATCTGCCGCGGACCTACCCCGATCGCTGCCACCTGGACTTCGACGAGGTGTCCACTGAGGCCTCCTGCCGTTACGGCGACCCCGATGCCGACCAGACCATGGTGTTGTTCGGGGATTCACATGCGGCCCATTGGTTTCCGGCCTTGGAGTCCATTGCGACCGATCAAGGTTGGGAACTCGTCAATCTCACCAAGAGCGCCTGTCCCGCGTCCGACGTCGTCACCTACAGCTCACTGTTCAAACGCGACTACGACGAGTGCGAGCAGTGGCGGGACGAGTCATTGGAGCTGATGCAGGACATCGAACCCGACATGGTGGTGATGGCGACCAGCGATGCCAGTAGCCCCGCCGAGGAGGAGAACGCCGATCAAGTCTGGGTGGACGGGTTCGTCGACTCGTTCCGTACGGTCGCCGACGACGACACCGAACTGTTCTACCTGGCCGACACGCCCAACTTCGAGGAGAAGGTACCCGACTGCGTCGCCGCCAACCTCGACGGCGTCTCACGGTGCACCGCCGATCAGGCGGACGTGGTCCTCCAACCCGATCGACGCGACATGGTGACGGAGGCGTTGGACGCGGAGGATGTCACCGTCGTCGATCCGCTGCCCTGGTTCTGCGCCGCCGACACCTGCCCGGTGGTCTTGGGCAACGTCCTCATGTATCGAGACAGTCACCACATGACCAGCACATACTCCGAGTTCATCAGTCCGCTGCTGAGCAAGGCGCTGCAGATCACCGACGATCGGGACCCCGCGTGA
- a CDS encoding glycosyltransferase — translation MDALLAAATGGEKPSDIDPVAVAELARLLALQDQVDDDRVNAMKLYELAAGIDGPSQLPARDQEIHTQLALQAGIPITGLLERYQKLSVKARTSLEMDRTNPFTGDGDPDAWTSTFQRLFTDPVPIVADGDATPFDRLATEPVKPVDVGPVITVVVTSYCPDHTLVTAVKSICHQTWQNLEVLIVDDGSGDDYIPILEQAQAIDERVRLIRLDQNGGTYRARNAAFDAATGEFVTIQDSDDWSHPRRLEQQVAPLLRDEQLMATTSDGLKVTENLMAVRVGRAAIEICTASLMFRRRVVMDRIGYLDEVRKAADTEFCHRIKAAFGSKAVKHLKDQVHTVIRLSPVSLSRAEFQAGWMHPARAAYRSAYGLWHEDIRGGADSYLPKHQINRRFFAPPHFLGAIDKRSYDVVFAADWRAYGGPQKSMIEEITALTDRGLRVAVTHFEAFRFMTIHRKPLCTPVQRLINSGVVDQVLPTDDVDIDLLILRYPPILQFAGGQTHRLRPNKLIILGNQAPAEDDGTDQRYVPRTCDEAAAEWFGTEAIWCPQGPTVRTALSPPALEPSKVASFDMPGIIDASSWSVPRTGFRGPRPIIGRHSRDHWTKWPAGRGSLLTVYPDSPNVDVRFMGGATTARALLDGEDLPLNWVAYDYDEVSVPSFLHQLDFYVYFPHPKQIEAFGRTILEALAAGCVTLLPHHFANTFGEGAIYCTPDEVPSLIDKYYSDEAAFLRQSHTAREQVERRYSHQSYYDLITTILKR, via the coding sequence ATGGATGCCTTGTTGGCGGCAGCAACCGGCGGCGAAAAGCCTTCTGATATCGACCCCGTGGCCGTGGCTGAGCTCGCTCGTCTCCTAGCACTACAAGACCAAGTTGATGATGACCGTGTCAACGCGATGAAGTTGTACGAGTTGGCCGCGGGGATCGACGGTCCCTCTCAGCTGCCCGCCAGGGACCAGGAAATTCATACGCAGCTTGCATTGCAAGCCGGGATTCCCATAACCGGGCTGTTGGAGCGCTATCAGAAGCTCTCTGTGAAGGCACGCACTTCCCTTGAAATGGATCGGACCAATCCATTCACCGGCGACGGCGATCCAGACGCGTGGACGTCAACGTTTCAACGTCTGTTCACCGATCCCGTGCCAATCGTCGCTGATGGGGATGCAACCCCGTTCGACCGCCTGGCGACAGAACCGGTCAAGCCGGTCGACGTTGGTCCGGTTATAACCGTGGTAGTCACCTCCTACTGCCCCGACCACACGTTGGTAACCGCCGTAAAGTCGATATGCCACCAAACATGGCAGAACCTGGAGGTATTGATAGTCGACGACGGCTCCGGCGATGACTACATACCGATCCTCGAACAGGCCCAGGCCATCGATGAACGCGTCCGGTTGATCCGACTGGATCAAAACGGTGGCACCTACCGTGCCCGCAATGCAGCATTTGACGCTGCAACCGGTGAGTTTGTCACCATCCAGGATTCTGATGACTGGTCCCATCCCAGGCGGCTGGAGCAGCAAGTAGCTCCGCTTTTGAGGGATGAACAGCTGATGGCGACCACGTCTGACGGCTTGAAAGTCACCGAGAATTTGATGGCGGTGAGAGTGGGACGGGCCGCAATCGAGATCTGCACCGCTTCACTCATGTTCCGTCGTCGTGTTGTCATGGATCGCATTGGATATCTCGACGAGGTCCGGAAAGCGGCTGACACCGAATTCTGTCACCGTATCAAGGCCGCGTTCGGTTCAAAGGCGGTAAAGCACTTGAAAGATCAGGTGCACACCGTTATCCGGTTGTCGCCGGTGTCGTTGTCGCGCGCGGAGTTTCAAGCCGGGTGGATGCATCCAGCGCGTGCCGCATACCGATCGGCATACGGATTGTGGCATGAGGACATTCGCGGTGGAGCTGATTCATACCTGCCCAAGCACCAGATCAACCGCCGATTCTTCGCACCGCCTCACTTCCTCGGAGCGATCGACAAACGGTCGTATGACGTTGTCTTCGCTGCTGACTGGCGGGCTTATGGCGGCCCCCAGAAATCCATGATCGAAGAGATCACCGCGTTGACCGACCGAGGGCTTCGAGTGGCTGTGACCCACTTCGAAGCCTTCCGGTTCATGACCATTCACCGCAAGCCACTGTGTACTCCGGTCCAGCGACTGATCAACAGCGGGGTAGTCGACCAGGTTCTTCCCACCGACGATGTGGACATAGACCTACTGATACTGCGGTATCCACCCATTCTCCAGTTTGCGGGTGGCCAGACGCACCGACTCCGACCCAACAAGTTGATCATTCTCGGCAACCAGGCACCTGCAGAGGACGACGGCACTGACCAGCGCTACGTACCACGGACCTGCGATGAGGCCGCAGCAGAATGGTTCGGGACGGAAGCGATATGGTGTCCGCAGGGACCAACGGTCCGTACCGCTCTTAGCCCACCTGCACTGGAACCGTCGAAAGTTGCTTCCTTCGACATGCCGGGGATCATCGATGCATCGTCGTGGTCGGTACCACGGACAGGATTTCGAGGTCCTAGGCCGATCATCGGCCGACATTCGCGGGATCACTGGACCAAGTGGCCCGCCGGCCGAGGAAGCCTGCTAACCGTCTACCCCGATTCACCCAATGTGGATGTACGTTTCATGGGCGGGGCAACAACCGCTCGGGCATTGCTGGACGGTGAAGACCTCCCGCTGAACTGGGTTGCCTATGACTACGATGAAGTCAGTGTTCCCAGTTTCCTGCATCAACTGGACTTCTATGTGTACTTTCCACATCCAAAACAGATCGAGGCATTTGGTCGCACCATTCTGGAAGCACTCGCTGCCGGCTGCGTGACACTCTTGCCACACCACTTCGCCAACACCTTCGGGGAAGGGGCGATCTATTGCACACCGGACGAAGTTCCCAGTCTCATCGACAAGTATTACAGCGACGAAGCCGCATTCTTGAGGCAGAGTCATACTGCTCGGGAGCAAGTAGAACGCCGGTACAGCCACCAGTCCTATTACGACCTCATCACCACCATTCTCAAGCGCTGA
- a CDS encoding acyltransferase family protein encodes MNGDLKSEKAAPTRHLTFRTDIEGLRAIAVLLVVLGHAGVPFLSGGYIGVDVFFVISGFLITLLLLTELRNTGTISIRRFYARRMVRLLPAAAAVLVTTLVAAWWWLPGTRYGSILIDAISSVFYLVNYRLAFQGTDYLAADEPPSPFQHLWSLSVEEQFYLVWPLLLLITAFVSQRHRRRLNLGPIFALLFAMTAISLIISIVQTQSMAPWAYFGTHTRAWELAIGAIVALAVYRERYLPRVLAAVIAWVGLAGIVVSSVVFSGHTAFPGWVAALPVLSTAFVIYGGTGQRHGVTWLLSLPPLTAVGAVSYGWYLWHWPVLLIGPVAFGVEPSLGVNMMLVAGSLCIAALSYRFLENPIRRQRWLTRKSRRGLGLGIALSSGMAVVISLGFVFIPPTTGTGDAAGIDGEEINESELADLLASGIKINDVPANLTPSLENIKQDIPPVYADGCHADFDAVEPNSDCVYGDSSADRTMVLFGDSHAAHWFPALEKLAFKYGWRLLSLTKSACVAPMVTTYVSALERNYDECVQWRKNTLSYIKKQEPEIVIMPVSDGGEPVDTDTPDSDWVSGFINSFEAVAGPNTKLVHIADTPWLEENVADCLAVNLSTATACVQPLEDALVQPERRSATNDALRANGVTVIDPLAWFCTDTACPVIIENVLMYRDRHHISATYAETLAPLLAGQLGL; translated from the coding sequence TTGAACGGGGATCTTAAGTCCGAAAAGGCCGCCCCTACACGTCATCTAACGTTCAGAACCGATATTGAAGGACTGCGAGCAATCGCGGTCCTTCTCGTCGTGCTCGGTCACGCGGGGGTTCCCTTTCTTTCCGGCGGCTACATCGGCGTTGACGTTTTCTTCGTCATCTCAGGTTTCCTCATTACCCTCCTGTTGCTTACCGAACTCCGCAATACCGGCACCATCTCCATCCGCCGATTCTATGCGCGCCGAATGGTGCGTCTATTGCCTGCCGCCGCCGCGGTACTGGTGACGACGCTGGTGGCAGCTTGGTGGTGGCTGCCCGGTACACGGTATGGATCCATTTTGATAGACGCCATATCCAGCGTCTTCTATCTGGTCAACTATCGGCTCGCCTTTCAAGGCACCGACTACCTCGCTGCCGACGAGCCACCATCCCCATTTCAGCACCTCTGGTCACTGTCCGTTGAGGAACAGTTCTATCTTGTTTGGCCGCTCTTGTTGTTGATCACGGCATTCGTGTCACAGCGCCATCGACGTCGTCTCAACCTGGGGCCGATCTTCGCACTCCTGTTCGCGATGACCGCGATCTCGCTCATCATCAGCATCGTGCAAACTCAGTCGATGGCGCCGTGGGCCTACTTTGGTACCCACACGCGTGCCTGGGAACTGGCCATCGGTGCGATCGTGGCTCTGGCCGTCTACCGAGAGCGGTACTTGCCGCGTGTCCTTGCTGCAGTCATCGCGTGGGTAGGTCTCGCGGGAATCGTGGTGTCCTCGGTTGTTTTCTCCGGCCACACCGCCTTCCCCGGCTGGGTGGCAGCCCTCCCGGTGTTGAGCACCGCGTTCGTCATATATGGCGGTACCGGCCAAAGACACGGAGTAACTTGGCTGTTGAGTCTTCCACCGTTGACCGCTGTTGGTGCGGTTTCCTATGGCTGGTATCTGTGGCACTGGCCGGTCCTGCTCATTGGCCCAGTGGCATTCGGTGTTGAACCGAGCCTGGGGGTCAACATGATGTTGGTAGCAGGTTCTTTGTGCATTGCAGCCCTGTCATACCGCTTCCTAGAGAACCCAATCCGGCGCCAACGATGGCTTACTCGGAAGTCACGCCGTGGGTTGGGTTTGGGGATCGCACTGTCCAGCGGAATGGCAGTGGTGATTTCGCTGGGATTCGTCTTCATTCCACCCACGACGGGTACGGGGGACGCTGCTGGAATAGACGGTGAAGAGATCAACGAGTCCGAATTGGCCGACCTGTTGGCCAGCGGCATCAAGATCAATGACGTCCCAGCCAACCTCACGCCGTCACTCGAAAACATCAAACAGGACATTCCACCGGTATATGCCGATGGTTGCCATGCCGATTTCGACGCGGTGGAACCAAATTCTGACTGTGTTTACGGTGATTCAAGCGCTGACCGTACTATGGTCCTGTTCGGAGACTCACATGCCGCCCACTGGTTTCCGGCCTTGGAGAAGCTGGCCTTCAAGTACGGCTGGAGGTTGCTCAGCCTGACCAAAAGCGCCTGCGTTGCCCCGATGGTCACCACTTATGTGTCTGCTTTGGAACGAAACTACGACGAATGTGTGCAGTGGCGCAAAAATACCCTGAGCTACATTAAAAAACAGGAACCGGAGATCGTTATCATGCCGGTCAGTGACGGTGGCGAACCCGTGGACACCGACACGCCCGACAGTGATTGGGTATCTGGATTCATCAATTCATTCGAGGCCGTCGCGGGACCGAACACCAAGCTGGTTCACATCGCCGATACGCCCTGGCTGGAAGAGAATGTCGCTGATTGTCTCGCCGTCAATCTATCCACTGCCACGGCGTGCGTACAACCACTGGAGGACGCCCTCGTACAGCCGGAGCGGCGTTCGGCAACCAACGACGCGCTGCGAGCCAACGGGGTCACCGTCATCGACCCGCTCGCCTGGTTTTGCACTGACACCGCCTGCCCGGTCATCATTGAAAACGTGTTGATGTATCGCGATCGACACCACATCAGTGCAACCTATGCGGAAACACTGGCACCGCTATTGGCCGGCCAGTTGGGTCTGTGA
- a CDS encoding nucleotide sugar dehydrogenase produces the protein MNITPTTTDLAVVGMGYVGLPLAREASRAGLKVVGFDVNPETVAALNSGRSHIDDISDADVQQMLASGFTATCDPQVHKHAATIVICVPTPLSNDGGPDLRAVVSASETIAAQLQPGALVILESTTYPGTTDEVVRPILESTGLAAGIDFSLAFSPERVDPGNQTFGIRNTPKVVGGLTARCSDAAAAFYGKFVDTVVRTKGTREAEMAKLLENTYRHVNIALVNEMAVFCHELGIDLWNVIGAAATKPFGFQAFYPGPGVGGHCIPIDPNYLSHRVKGALGYPFRFVELAEEINNRMPDYVVHRAVELLNTKGLALSRSRILLLGITYKADIADQRESPAEPIAAKLLVGGASLQYHDPHISDWTVRGQTVDKVTDWEAAAAQADVTILLTNHLQYQTEALLLAPSLLLDTRGTARALNDTDKNPNLHLL, from the coding sequence ATGAACATCACCCCCACCACGACCGACCTCGCCGTTGTCGGAATGGGCTATGTCGGGCTGCCGTTGGCCCGGGAGGCCAGCCGAGCCGGGCTGAAGGTCGTCGGGTTCGACGTGAACCCCGAGACCGTCGCCGCACTCAACTCCGGCAGGTCCCACATCGATGACATCTCCGATGCGGATGTGCAACAGATGTTGGCCAGTGGTTTCACGGCCACCTGTGACCCACAGGTCCACAAGCATGCGGCAACCATCGTGATCTGCGTCCCCACTCCACTGTCGAACGATGGTGGACCGGACCTTCGCGCCGTCGTCAGTGCCAGCGAAACCATCGCTGCTCAATTGCAACCGGGGGCACTGGTCATCCTGGAGTCGACGACGTATCCGGGTACCACCGACGAGGTGGTGCGCCCAATCCTTGAATCCACCGGCCTGGCCGCCGGCATTGACTTCTCGCTGGCGTTCTCACCTGAGCGAGTGGACCCGGGCAATCAGACGTTCGGAATCCGAAACACCCCAAAGGTCGTCGGTGGGTTGACTGCCCGGTGCAGCGATGCCGCCGCCGCCTTCTACGGAAAGTTCGTCGACACCGTGGTCCGCACCAAGGGCACTCGGGAAGCAGAGATGGCAAAGCTGCTGGAGAACACCTACCGACATGTCAACATCGCTCTGGTGAATGAGATGGCGGTCTTCTGTCACGAGCTTGGTATCGATCTGTGGAACGTCATCGGGGCTGCGGCCACAAAACCGTTCGGATTCCAAGCCTTCTACCCGGGCCCCGGAGTCGGTGGACACTGTATCCCCATCGACCCGAACTATCTCTCCCACCGGGTTAAAGGAGCGCTCGGATACCCGTTCCGTTTCGTTGAACTCGCAGAAGAGATCAACAACCGAATGCCTGATTACGTGGTGCATCGAGCAGTAGAACTGCTGAACACCAAGGGTTTGGCGCTGTCACGATCACGTATCCTCCTACTGGGCATCACATACAAGGCTGACATAGCAGATCAACGAGAGAGCCCGGCCGAACCTATTGCGGCGAAGTTGTTGGTAGGCGGGGCTTCGCTTCAGTACCACGATCCCCACATAAGTGATTGGACTGTCAGGGGGCAAACGGTCGACAAAGTCACCGACTGGGAGGCCGCGGCCGCACAAGCAGACGTAACGATCCTCTTGACCAATCACCTGCAGTATCAGACCGAGGCGTTGCTGCTCGCGCCAAGTTTGCTACTGGACACACGTGGAACGGCACGTGCACTCAACGACACTGACAAGAACCCGAACCTACATCTGCTGTAA